The Methanofollis sp. UBA420 genome contains a region encoding:
- a CDS encoding exonuclease SbcCD subunit D: protein MKFVHIADTHLGLAAFNKIDPETGMNLREKLVYENFLAAVDMVIRERPDAVVHAGDLFHTVRPKTRAYTTVLEALDRLQDAGVPLILIAGNHSMAKTRYTESPFAVLAYHGAEVHAAYRYRYERVEVGDTVFHLIPNMLEAGDYRVAFDGVDLSPSSANVLVTHGLASMVADKKLHTIAEHEIDNTMISDDFDYIALGHYHGQMQVGNRAWYSGSLEHCTYGEIHDRKGGLVVDTATGRVTPLLLPKTPMYDLGTLDCADLSAGGVADAIAGAVERVAAPHAMCQVTVAGVGRETLRDLGRRGPACAADRLLDLKVRAEVAEEEVPRLAGGDLAGLDYVAEFGRFLGEKHLPPEREAYVLKKGQEVLKTVIRERQEVDDAPA from the coding sequence ATGAAATTCGTCCATATTGCCGATACGCACCTCGGCCTTGCGGCCTTCAATAAAATCGACCCCGAGACCGGGATGAACCTGCGGGAAAAACTGGTCTACGAGAATTTTCTTGCGGCCGTCGACATGGTCATCAGGGAGAGGCCCGACGCCGTCGTCCACGCGGGCGACCTCTTCCACACTGTCAGGCCGAAGACCAGGGCCTACACGACAGTCCTTGAGGCCCTGGACAGGCTGCAGGACGCGGGCGTCCCCCTCATCCTCATCGCCGGCAACCACTCGATGGCGAAGACCAGGTACACCGAGTCGCCCTTTGCCGTGCTCGCATACCATGGCGCCGAGGTCCATGCCGCGTACCGGTACAGATACGAGAGGGTGGAGGTCGGCGACACCGTCTTCCACCTCATCCCGAACATGCTCGAAGCCGGCGATTACAGGGTCGCCTTCGACGGGGTCGACCTCTCTCCCTCATCGGCCAATGTGCTGGTCACCCACGGCCTCGCGAGCATGGTCGCCGACAAAAAACTCCACACAATAGCGGAGCACGAGATCGACAACACGATGATCTCCGACGACTTCGACTACATCGCCCTCGGCCACTACCACGGGCAGATGCAGGTCGGCAACCGCGCCTGGTACAGTGGGTCCCTGGAACACTGCACGTACGGCGAGATCCATGACAGGAAGGGGGGCCTTGTCGTCGACACGGCGACGGGTCGGGTCACGCCCCTCCTCCTCCCGAAGACACCGATGTACGACCTCGGCACCCTGGACTGCGCCGATCTTTCGGCCGGCGGGGTCGCCGACGCGATCGCCGGCGCGGTGGAGAGGGTCGCCGCGCCCCATGCGATGTGCCAGGTCACGGTCGCCGGTGTGGGGCGGGAGACGCTCCGCGACCTCGGGCGCCGCGGCCCTGCCTGTGCCGCCGACCGCCTCCTCGACCTGAAGGTGAGGGCCGAGGTGGCCGAGGAGGAGGTTCCCCGCCTTGCCGGCGGCGACCTTGCCGGCCTCGACTATGTCGCCGAGTTCGGGCGGTTCCTGGGCGAGAAGCACCTCCCCCCGGAGAGGGAGGCGTACGTCCTCAAAAAGGGGCAGGAGGTCCTGAAGACGGTGATCAGGGAGCGCCAGGAGGTCGACGATGCTCCTGCATAA
- the pscS gene encoding O-phospho-L-seryl-tRNA:Cys-tRNA synthase → MKCTADIEARDLEEMSINIDPIQAGGRLTADAMKAIIAWGDGYSVCDNCRKPFRLDYIEKPAINVFHDDLAAFVGMDEARVVPGARRGFQAVAGTYVQKGDPVMLTGLSHYTEFLAVENTGGVPLEIPKDGKNIIRAEAAAEKLEEAVRTFGRPPVLLFIDHVDYQYGNLHEVKEIARVAHQYDVPVLLNGAYTVGILPVDGKALGVDFVVGSGHKSMAAPAPSGVLATTAERADEVFRTTTIKGDVTGRTFGLKEVEMMGCTLMGVTLMGMMASFPHVQERVNHWEEHLANGTLFVDALASIEGTEIRSEMPRRHTLTRVDTTASFDRVAETHKKRGFFLSSALKKKGIVGVIPGATKVWKFNTYGLSRAQVEYLAAAYLEIAEENGLSVSA, encoded by the coding sequence ATGAAGTGCACGGCCGATATCGAGGCACGCGACCTCGAAGAGATGTCCATCAATATCGACCCGATCCAGGCCGGCGGCAGGCTGACCGCGGACGCGATGAAGGCGATCATCGCCTGGGGCGACGGCTACTCGGTCTGCGACAACTGCAGGAAACCTTTCAGGCTGGACTACATCGAAAAGCCGGCCATCAACGTCTTCCACGACGACCTGGCGGCATTCGTCGGCATGGACGAGGCGCGGGTCGTGCCCGGCGCGAGGCGCGGCTTCCAGGCGGTCGCCGGCACCTATGTGCAGAAGGGCGACCCGGTGATGCTCACCGGCCTCTCCCACTACACCGAGTTCCTGGCCGTCGAGAACACCGGGGGCGTGCCCCTGGAGATCCCGAAGGACGGGAAGAATATCATCAGGGCCGAGGCGGCGGCGGAGAAACTCGAAGAGGCGGTGCGGACCTTCGGGCGGCCGCCTGTCCTCCTCTTCATCGACCATGTCGACTACCAGTACGGCAACCTCCATGAGGTGAAGGAGATCGCCCGCGTCGCCCACCAGTACGACGTCCCCGTCCTCCTAAACGGCGCCTACACGGTCGGCATCCTGCCGGTGGACGGGAAAGCGCTCGGCGTCGACTTCGTCGTCGGGTCGGGGCACAAGAGCATGGCGGCGCCGGCGCCCTCGGGCGTGCTCGCCACGACCGCGGAGCGTGCCGACGAGGTCTTCAGGACGACGACGATCAAGGGAGACGTCACGGGCCGGACCTTCGGGTTGAAGGAGGTGGAGATGATGGGCTGCACCCTGATGGGCGTCACCCTCATGGGCATGATGGCCTCCTTCCCGCACGTGCAGGAGCGGGTGAACCACTGGGAGGAGCACCTTGCCAATGGCACGCTCTTCGTCGACGCCCTTGCCTCGATCGAGGGGACGGAGATCAGGTCCGAGATGCCGCGGCGCCACACCCTGACCCGCGTCGACACGACCGCCTCCTTCGATCGGGTGGCCGAGACCCACAAAAAACGCGGTTTCTTCCTCTCCTCCGCGCTGAAGAAGAAGGGGATCGTCGGCGTCATTCCCGGGGCGACGAAGGTCTGGAAGTTCAACACCTACGGCCTCTCCCGGGCGCAGGTGGAGTACCTCGCCGCCGCGTACCTGGAGATCGCGGAGGAGAACGGGCTTTCCGTCTCCGCGTAA
- the thiI gene encoding tRNA uracil 4-sulfurtransferase ThiI — protein sequence MGTVLLRFGELFLKSEAVKKVYMRMLRQNIDLALTAAGAEHDIEVRRDRILVHGPDVDGIAGVVSRTFGIVDVAVCTRTGTTIPEMGAAALERARRHLRAGMSFAVRAKREGVEGYTSPEIGAEVGSVIYDAIPGLRVDLSHPDYEVFVEARPYGGLVYDERIPAPRGLPFGTQDRVLTLLSAGIDSPVASWLMMRRGCTVTHLSLDAGRWQGEAVRDAVIRHHAVLSTWCMGRPLDLVVADMEPFFDAMTASGEYHYRCILCKRFMARMADAVARKEGALAVVTGDNLGQVASQTLVNLGVIEAAATLPVLRPLLTYEKAEAIDLARMIGTFDDDAGDLACRAVPKKPATKADVTKIEAAEEKIGVDDLVAAAMETLRRVRAKNGKIVGEEEGA from the coding sequence AGGCGGTCAAGAAAGTCTACATGCGGATGCTCAGGCAGAACATCGACCTGGCCCTTACGGCCGCCGGGGCCGAGCACGATATCGAGGTGCGACGGGACCGTATCCTGGTGCACGGCCCTGACGTCGATGGGATCGCCGGTGTCGTCTCCCGGACCTTCGGGATCGTCGATGTGGCGGTCTGCACCCGGACAGGGACCACCATCCCCGAGATGGGGGCGGCGGCCCTGGAGCGGGCGCGCCGCCACCTGCGGGCAGGCATGAGTTTCGCGGTCCGGGCGAAGAGGGAAGGGGTGGAGGGCTATACGAGCCCGGAGATCGGGGCCGAGGTCGGGAGCGTGATCTATGACGCGATCCCTGGCCTCAGGGTCGACCTCTCCCATCCCGACTACGAGGTCTTTGTCGAGGCGCGGCCGTACGGCGGGCTCGTGTACGACGAACGTATCCCGGCGCCCCGCGGCCTGCCCTTCGGGACGCAGGACCGGGTGCTCACCCTCCTCTCCGCCGGGATCGACTCGCCTGTCGCGAGCTGGCTGATGATGCGCCGGGGCTGCACGGTCACCCACCTCTCCCTGGACGCGGGGCGCTGGCAGGGGGAGGCGGTGCGGGACGCGGTCATCCGCCACCATGCCGTCCTCTCGACCTGGTGCATGGGCCGACCCCTCGACCTGGTCGTCGCGGATATGGAGCCCTTCTTCGACGCGATGACGGCGTCGGGGGAGTACCACTACCGCTGCATCCTCTGCAAGCGCTTCATGGCCAGGATGGCCGACGCCGTCGCCCGGAAGGAGGGGGCGCTCGCGGTCGTCACCGGGGACAACCTCGGCCAGGTGGCGTCCCAGACCCTGGTGAACCTCGGGGTGATCGAGGCGGCGGCGACTCTCCCTGTCCTCCGCCCCCTTCTCACCTACGAGAAGGCCGAGGCGATCGATCTCGCCCGGATGATCGGCACCTTCGACGACGATGCCGGCGACCTCGCGTGCCGGGCCGTCCCGAAAAAACCGGCGACGAAGGCCGACGTCACAAAGATCGAAGCTGCGGAGGAGAAGATCGGGGTCGACGACCTGGTGGCCGCGGCGATGGAGACTCTCAGGCGGGTCAGGGCGAAGAACGGGAAGATTGTCGGCGAAGAGGAAGGGGCCTGA
- a CDS encoding GNAT family N-acetyltransferase: MPADLGDLLRLKKDQVGPAAEMLARAFDQDPKMDYFAPDDGTRGTIARHHFEFLLRYGLIYGEVYATSPRLEGVAVWLPAKKVEITLWRAFRAGLFRFRKGVGKEAMERIISFSEYVDGLHRRHMPGPHHYLFFIGVDPTFQGKGHASRLIRPMLDRLDREGLPCHLVTQNEQNVALYEHYGFRVIEHTVVPGTEVGNWAMVWEGGKNPGSATQ; this comes from the coding sequence GTGCCGGCAGACCTCGGCGACCTTCTGCGCCTGAAAAAGGATCAGGTCGGCCCTGCTGCCGAAATGCTCGCCCGGGCCTTCGATCAGGACCCGAAGATGGACTATTTCGCTCCCGACGACGGGACGCGGGGGACGATCGCGCGTCACCACTTCGAGTTCCTGCTCAGGTACGGCCTGATCTACGGGGAGGTCTACGCGACATCGCCGCGGCTGGAGGGCGTCGCGGTCTGGCTCCCCGCAAAAAAGGTGGAGATCACCCTCTGGAGGGCCTTCCGGGCCGGGCTCTTCCGGTTCAGGAAGGGAGTCGGGAAAGAGGCCATGGAACGCATCATCTCCTTCTCGGAGTACGTCGACGGCCTCCACCGCCGGCATATGCCCGGCCCCCACCACTATCTCTTCTTCATCGGCGTGGACCCGACCTTCCAGGGAAAGGGGCATGCGAGCCGCCTTATCCGTCCGATGCTCGACCGCCTGGACAGGGAGGGACTCCCCTGCCATCTCGTCACCCAGAACGAGCAGAACGTGGCGCTGTACGAGCACTACGGCTTTCGGGTGATCGAACACACCGTCGTCCCCGGGACAGAGGTGGGGAACTGGGCGATGGTGTGGGAGGGAGGAAAAAATCCCGGTTCCGCTACGCAGTGA